In the genome of Raphanus sativus cultivar WK10039 unplaced genomic scaffold, ASM80110v3 Scaffold1323, whole genome shotgun sequence, the window ATCCTCGAATCTGCCAAGACAAAAAAAGAACCAACAATTTAAGCAACAGTCCATACGCAAAAACAAGAAACTTCCAATGAATTAAAACACCAGTCCAAAAAAAAAGGGAATTCATTATTTACTTTCGCCCAATCAATCTCTTCACATCAAAGACAGTCCTCTCGGGATTAACAGCCGCCTGGTTCTTAGCAGCCTCGCCAATGAGCCTCTCATTGTCAGTGAAACCAACCCACGAAGGTGTAATACGGTTTCCTTGGTCATTGGCAATGATCTCAACATGACCATTCTTGTAAACACCAACACATGAGTAAGTAGTACCAAGATCTATCCCAATCACCGTTCCCAACTTGGTTGCCTCTTCTTTAGCAGTTGAAAACGCAAATAAACATCCTGaaaacatacacatatatatatatatattccatcAGTCAATAATcgaatatacatacatatactAATAACAAACCATAAGATAATTTTCACACCACATTATACAGTAAACGAATCATTATCAAACAAATATCTTAAGATCGTGATTAGAGTATCAATCTAATACTGAAGATCTTAAAACTATAATCCACCAAATCTCGCAAATACAAATCGTCAACAACCTAAcgaattcaaaccacattatccAGTAAACGAATCATTATTGAACCAATCGCGATTAGAGTATCGATCTAATACTGAAGATCGCACAACTGCACAGGAACAACGATATGATACTCAAATCGAAGAGAACAAAGACACTTAGATCTGAGAGATCGCTCACCGAAGAAGATGATCGCGAGCACAACGGTGCCGTTTGCTCCGAATGAGCGAGCCATAGCGAATGCTTTGTGTGTTCGAGCTCTCTTTGGATCTCACTTTTTTTTCCCTTCGTCGTggcttctttttatttaattttagttatagtTACTTCGTTGGGAGCTTTTTATATAGGGGTAGTCTCCGGAGGCGCTTTTTATGGGAAGACCACGAAACGTAGACTTATGTCATCCACGATTACGTGGACCAATGATATTGCGGCTATCTGTCGCACTAGCCAATCAGATCGGATCTTGTGTTGGAGTTATCCTGGCCGTTGGTTACTTGCTAGTCCTATGTTTCTATTTCGTTCTAGAGAATgggctttctttccttttttgggCCCAGTCTCGAGTCGCTTCTATTTTCAGAAATATTtacatgtttatgttttttttactgTGAGAACAAAATGTTTATATGTTGTTCTGATGATCATTATGGACTAATTAAGGACCAAGGCAAATTAATCAATTTCACATATTAgtcttttttaaagaaaaatttggacttttgttttttttttttttgtcatcaaacatacagactcatattgactctgtacACCAAACCGGTAGCTCGgcatccatgtgaatgacaaaagacaattgttgtctggcactgcgtgctaaacgatccgcccttgAATTTTCCGTCCTTGGTACATAGATGAGCTGTGAGCTATGGAAACTACTTTGTAAGCTTCtgatatcctccagataacttgcgaacgccggccactcttctggttccgaaaccatcttcaccaactgagaacaatccgttgcaaatgtaATCTGAAACTGacgtaaattcctcatacattccattgcccaaatcaatgcTTCTACCTCCGAGTGAAGGGGAGATATACTTGTCCGAACATTTCGTGCCCTCATTAATCTCTCATATCCTTCTAGAGTACTGTACTATTCTTGTCCCGAGAAAGAGTCTTTATCCTTCCTCGAACCATCTGTGAAGCACCATCTCCCTGAAATTGAAAGAGGCTGATATGCTTGTTGTGGTATAGTGTGTCGGATAGTCAACTTTTGGGCCGCAGCCCACATAGTAGCCTCCGTTTCAGCCAGTTTTAGTGTATCCATGGCATCAACATCCAGGTTACTAAAGACTTTACTGTTCTTTGTTTTCCTgactttacttttgttttttattttgtacttttgttttttattttgtgtgtgtCATCACGGACCATTGCtaattttctctgtttctttttcgTTCTAGAACATTAATAACTGCTAgtatttgaatgtttttttttttttttgacaaaagtatTTGAATGTTATGACATATAAATAGTCCAAAATAGGAAGAGATTATAtaccaaaagagaaaaaaaatcagccTTATATAGTTGAGGTGAAAATCCAAAAAGGAAATAACTCAACTCGGATTTTTGGACCAAACTCGAATCagattaatttaatttctaacTTTTACTATTCCATTAACATAAATTCTTTTTGCACAAAAATAAACCTACCTACAGATCCTTTTCATTTCTCACGTGCGTCATTTAGGAATGTCCTTTGCCGACAGTTTCTCAGTGGTTAATACACCAGTACACAGATACCCGTTGGTACATACTAGTACCTATCATATTTTCTACATTTATCTTAGGAATCTCACGCTTATTGTGTATCTTTTcaacatttatattttgttcCTGATGTTCATGAACTATTCCGTACTTAGCAATAACTTTTCATTTTCACCAAAATAGACTGAGTAATGCATACATATGTATTAACCCTTGTTCGGAAACTCGCTAGGAGTTACGCGTGCGGTACATCCGGGCCTAgcgattttttgaaaaatcggAAAAAATTCGGGGAGTACGCGGGGAggaatttttgtatttttatacgtataatattatgtttatacaTATAATACAAACATTTAggtataaatacatgtatatttttaaaaatttgttattgTATTAATGTTATGGATTATATTTTGGGTTTGGTCATCAGCTTGTATATAGACAATGTACCACGAACTTCAATACTTATTAACATATAACTACAATTATTCAAAGCTACGAAGGtgattaaacaaataaaaaatatcatatatctaTAGTTTAACACTTCAACTACCTATGTTAGATTTATTAAAAGATATGTTTCATggaaaaaattaaactaatcaCATTTTTTatcatgtatataatttttaaacaaaaaacaacgTTTGATAGGAGGCTTATCCAAAGCCTAACACAAGTTACCAAGTTTGTTTAAACCCATCTAAAACCCAGTAAGAAAACACAGCAAAACACGAcagcaaaaaaagaaatagaaaaagagaCACGTCAATATCTCAACATCCCACATCGCTTATGATAAAAATTCTGAAGGCAATCAACTAGTATAAATAAGGTATGATCTCTTCTCTTCCTAAGTAAAACATGATTCTATTAAGCCTTGGCCCACTTGTTTGATTGGGCCAAAAATTAATTGAGTAAAAGTCGGTTATTAATCCGATTTTTAAGCGTTTTATTAGACTAAACGGTCGATTAATTATGTGGCGCATAATTATGCCGAGTTGGTCTTAATCGCGGCGGTTGGCTTGCGTTTAACGTTTTAGCGGCCGCAAACGCGGCTACTCGGCCGCGTTTTTGAACAAGGGTATTAACGCACGAGTAAATAAAGTTGTGTTCCTTCCTGACATTTCAATAGGGTTCTGAGACTTTGACTCCAGTGAAAAAGACAGATCTGATAACAAGCACTACGGTGTAAATATAGTCGATCCTTGGATTTCACTCAAATCATGTGATGGTCCATGTTCCTGGTTCAGAATTGATGTCCTGTATAAGTCTCATGGATTAGGTcagatttttttgtaactttatgGTTTATAAGAGACGTTTCATCCTGGCTGTAAGTAGAATAATGTATTTTCTTGGTGGTTAAAAAAATGATGGACAATTAGTTAAGTGTAGATAACTCTTGAATGTTCCTAGAaaatactccttccgtttcacaatagatgaagttttaggaagttttgatgtttcaaaatacatgatgttttcaactttcaatgttactttttactttattaaaaactgtaTAACCAATCATACTCAACAGTGTCTTTTGTAATTAgctaaatagttttaaatttatattttaatcatactttttaaaataaataacaaatttcttaataattgtgcatagcctaaaacatcaagtattatgaaacggagagagtactAGATTGTGCATCATTATCTTTGTGATTGGTGTTTGGCAATTAAACTCTCCAGGCTGTTGGGACTTTAACTTAATTCTAAAGCCATTTTCAGTCAGGCGTTTAAACTCTCTAAATTCATAAAAactttctttaaaattttcacaGTTAAAATAACTGATTTCACTTTTCTGCGTAGTTTATTTTCTTAAAGCCACAATTCCATGTTTTTAAACATTTCTAAAGCTACATCAGAACattttaaaaggtaaaagtTTTAACAGCcagtttaaatttaaaagtcaTGTCTTCAAAGTCTCAATCAATCGGATCCTAAAAATCTTCGAGatggttgatcaaaaaaaaaaaattcttcgaGATCCAGTAAAAATTGGCTAATAAAAATCGAAGtcgagaaaaaaagaaaaacaaagtagGGTCCAATAGGGACAGCCATTGCCTTGGAATCGTATGAAATCTGATGGACAGTGTAGAGGCCCAACAGCCCATCGCCAGCTGGATTTCTTTTAACAGTGGGTCCCCTCTTCGATCCGTTCTCCCAAAACTCACGTGACCACTCCCCCCATCTTTCTTCACTATCTCCCTCCTTCCCACGTGacctcctctctctttcttcttcttcgctccTTCATTCATCTGTCAGAAGAAGAGCCCTCTCTCAGATATGCTCTGTATCCTCATTGCTATCGTCGGTATAATCGATTCTCCTCGATCCTTCCTCATTCTCTTTggttttttgtttcctttacaATTTCTCTCCTCGATCCCATTCCATATTAATCGTCTTTCAATTTCAGTTAGGTTTGTGTTCGATTTTGTTGAATTCGTTACTCCTACAATTATAGATGAATACGTTATTCTTTGAATTAGGTATCTGCAATTTGATTGGTTAGGAGATTACGAGAGGTTTCATTAGTGTTTCTTGTTAGACTTCAGACATTCGTAATAATGTCATGAAATTAAGATGATTTATTTAGCTTCTCTTCATCAATGTGTGATGAAGTGTACTACCTTTTGTGCggatttttttttgaggttATTCTCGAATCTTTTCTAGTGATAATTGATTATTGTGGGGCCAATGGTGGAGTAATAACGAATTGATGTCATAAAGTTGCTTGCTTTACTTACGATACAGTCTTCTTGGTTTGCTCATTTTTTAATACCAATCCGGTGggcaaacaaaactaaacctttgTTTTAAAGCCCATGTTATTTTGCTGTCTGCTAGTTTTACCTGCCTTACAAGGttacatattctttttttttcttatctagTGCAGAAACAAGTGCAGAAACAAGAGCAGATGGGTCAGACTCTACACCAATCAGAACCTTGTTCTCGATTTAGACAGCCTCTTATGGGGTAAAGAGACATACCTTGATAAATTATCTGAAAGATggaagagagaggagatgaaTCATTATCTTCAGAACTTGCGGAAAGGGTTAAGTTGCTTTCTGTTGAATCTCAAGGTGAGGGTTTGAGTAGGGAGTCTCCTCCTAGGAGTGTTGAGCAGGATGTCTCTCCAGGTCAAAGAGCATCACAGCTTCTTTGGGATACTGGAATGCTTTGTGAACCCATTCCTAATGGTTTTTACTCTGTTGTTCCGGTGAGcagttattatttttcttattatcaGGAAGATACAGCTTCTAatgtgaatttttatttttatttttgctgcAGGACAAGAGAGTAAAGGAACTATATAATAGACTACCTACTCCGAGTGAGCTTCatgctttgggagaggaaggtGTCAGAATTGAAGTCATTCTTGTTGATTTTCACAAGGATAAGAAGCTCGCCATGCTTAAACAGTTGATCAATACACTTGTCAGCGGCTCAAATCCTGCTTCGATGATCAAGAAAATAGCTGGAACTGTAGGAACTCTCTTAAGttacttttctctctttgtcacAGTTCTTGGGCATTTATTCATTTATCTTTAAACAGGTGTCTGACTTTTACAAGCGTCCTACACTGGAAAGCCCTTCAAAGCTTGCTCTGGAGGAGAATGCCTTCTTGTTTGAAAACCATGGTGCTCAGTTGCTTGGCCAAATTAAGCGTGGGTGCTGTCGAGCCCGGGCGATTTTGTTCAAAGTTTTAGCTGATACTGTAGGACTTGAAAGTCGCCTGGTGGTGGTGAGCCTCAACTTCTACTGTTTCATCCTGTTTAATTTTGTGCTATTTGTCTCTAACAAATCAACCTTCTCTTATATGAGCAGGGTCTGCCTAATGATGGGACTGTGGATTGCATGGACTCTAACAAACACATGTCTGTTATAGTCGTGCTGAACTCCGTTGAACTACTAGTCGATCTAATCCGTTTTCCTGGTCAGTTGGTGCCTCGATCAGCCAAGGCAATTTTCATGTCACACATCACACCTTCTGGAGAGAGTGATTCTGCAGAAAACGACTCTTGTGATTCGCCTTTGGAGCCCAATAGTCCTTTATACGAGAGAAGAGATCTTGAGAGGTCAGCTTTCCGTTGTGTGATATTCTTGCTAAACCATTTTTTATAGTCAGATCATTCTAGACGCATCTCTTGTTTATATGCTTCCCCGGGAGTGATGAACCGTTTCCTATGTTACAGTAcagaaaaagatgaaaaaggATATCCAAATGCATCATTGCATAATTTGATGCTTAGACCTGCTACAGCCATTGAAAGAAAATTGAGGTACCTGTGACATATATTTCTGACGAGTTGTATCTTTAATGGTGGGTTTATGATAGaaatgttctctttttttttgccttcagtAACACCTCACATAGTGAACCAAATATTGCCACTGTGTTCTGGAGACGTAGCCGCAGAAAAGTGATTGCTGAACAGAGAACAGCTAGCTCGAGGTTTTTCCGTGCTCTTTTTAGCTTGGGTTATAgttaatagaaaataaattacacaaatCATTACATTGACGACTCTGTACGAGTTATTTGAAGCGTGCCTTTCTTTGACTTTCTTTATACTTAACTGATAAAAGTCGGCAATCTGTTACATTTGCAGCCCAGAACACCCATCTATGCGATCACGTGGACGATCTATGTTGAGTACTGGTAGGCACTCATTTAGGGATTACTCGGGTGATGCATCTCCTTCAAGGTAGCTCATTTTTACATTAGTGCATACCAAATTCTTCAGCCTTTTCCATAACATCTAGTCAGCATGTTTGACTGGACATTCCAGTATAGTTAGTTGCTTATTCAACTCTTAGCTAGATTTTCGATATTTGCtcacatattttaaaatcaacgTATGATGCTGTGGTTGCAGACCCTAAGCTTTACTATTACTAGTCTTGCATTGTTTATCAGAATTCTGATCTGACTATTACTAGATGCCTAGAGAAATATGTATATTTGATTGGCTGTCCAAACaactttttaatatgttttatcttttttaacAGTTCATCCACATTAGAAATTCGTAAAACTAGACGACGAAGTTTCAGGATGACACCGGAGATTGGGGATGACATTGCAAGGTTGGTATCCTCAACCGTGTGCACTGTTTCTTCTTTCGTCGTTTAGAAGCATTTGTTTAATTATCAGCTTGCATATTAAAGGATCTTTATTCGAATTTGTTCTGTTAATCTAAGTTGAAAATCTTTAATCATCTTAACAACTTTCATTATATCACATGAAATTACGGCATGAGCCCTCtagaataaaaaagaaactgtTATCTGCAAACTCTTAGATGCTTTAGGTGTCTGTAGGATGGTGGTGTACTAATGTGATTAacatgaaactatttttttcacTCTCATTGCCACAAAAGCCGTAAACCACGTAACGGCACTCCTTCTAACTTTGTTATAAAAAGTACAGAGAATTGTGAGAAAAAAACTCATTAAGAGTTAGCTGTGGCACTATGATTTTCTTGTGTTTGACTTCGATGTTACAAATTTTTGAAGCGCTGTACGAGAAATGTATGAGAAATCAAAGCAAGCCCGTCTCTTGCATGGCCGAGAGGATGGAAACAGCTCAGGCATCAATAAAAATGTAAGTTGGGGATCTTTGTGTGACTATTGTGTTGTACAGTTCTTTTCCCATAGGTCATTGCACTAAAGAAAAGTTTAATCTATTGGCTCCTACCTCTATAAACTCTTGTGCTTTCTTCGGTTGTGATTTCCCAGGTGTCTGGCCTCCATCTTGATGATGTGTTAAATTCGAAGAAGACAATGTCGTTGCCATCATCCCCTCATGCGTACAGGAGTCAAGGATTCGGACGGAGAGGGCCTTCAGATTTTGCCGTGAAGGATACGTGGAATAAAGTGGTTGAGTCTTCCACATTGCAGAATCAGCCTTTGTTACCCTATCAAGAATGGGACATTGACTTCTCAGAGCTGACTGTTGGAACTCGGGTGGGGATTGGTAAGCTGCTCTAAATTTACTACTATCTTTGATATAGACAATACAGTTCTTAGTTCATTTTCAATTA includes:
- the LOC108847037 gene encoding serine/threonine-protein kinase EDR1 — encoded protein: MEERGDESLSSELAERVKLLSVESQGEGLSRESPPRSVEQDVSPGQRASQLLWDTGMLCEPIPNGFYSVVPDKRVKELYNRLPTPSELHALGEEGVRIEVILVDFHKDKKLAMLKQLINTLVSGSNPASMIKKIAGTVSDFYKRPTLESPSKLALEENAFLFENHGAQLLGQIKRGCCRARAILFKVLADTVGLESRLVVGLPNDGTVDCMDSNKHMSVIVVLNSVELLVDLIRFPGQLVPRSAKAIFMSHITPSGESDSAENDSCDSPLEPNSPLYERRDLESTEKDEKGYPNASLHNLMLRPATAIERKLSNTSHSEPNIATVFWRRSRRKVIAEQRTASSSPEHPSMRSRGRSMLSTGRHSFRDYSGDASPSSSSTLEIRKTRRRSFRMTPEIGDDIASAVREMYEKSKQARLLHGREDGNSSGINKNVSGLHLDDVLNSKKTMSLPSSPHAYRSQGFGRRGPSDFAVKDTWNKVVESSTLQNQPLLPYQEWDIDFSELTVGTRVGIGFFGEVFRGVWNGTDVAIKLFLEQDLTAENMEDFCNEISILSRVRHPNVVLFLGACTKPPRLSMITEYMELGSLYYLIHMSGQKKKLSWHRRLRMLRDICRGLMCIHRMKVVHRDLKSANCLVDKHWTVKICDFGLSRIMTDENMKDTSSAGTPEWMAPELIRNEPFTEKCDIFSLGVIMWELSTLRKPWEGVPPEKVIFAVAHERSRLEIPDGPLSKLIADCWAEPQERPNCEEILRGLLDCEYTLC